The following nucleotide sequence is from Pseudomonas sp. S09G 359.
AGTCGAACAGGCGGCCCATGATCACCACAGTGAGAATAAAACCGATGGAACCCCACAGGCGGATCTGGCTGTAGCGCGAGGTCTGTTTTTGCAGGTGCGCCAGGGTGATCACTTCAAATTGCGGCAGCACCGCGTGCCAAAAGAACGCATGCAGGGCCATCACCAGCGCCAGCCAGGCGTAGGTGTGGCTGATGAAGATCAGCGAAAAACTCGCCAGGGTGCACACCGCGCCGAAGCGCACGATGGCCAGGCGCCGGCCGGTGTAGTCGCCCAGCCAGCCCCACAGGTTCGGCGCGACGCAGCGCATCAGCATGGGGATGGCCACCAGCTCGCCGATGCGTGCGCTGGAGAACCCCAGGTGGTCGAAGTACAGCGCCAGGAATGGGGCGGTTGCGCCGAGCAGGGCGAAGTAGAAGAGGTAGAAGCTGGAGAGGCGCCAGTATGGGAGGGTGGGGGTTATGCCGGGGGTCATGCTGGGGGCCGCTTCGCGGCCCAACGCGGGCAAGCCCGCTCGCCACAACAAGCACACTTGCCATAACAAGCTCTCTCACCATAGCAAGCTTGCTTGCCATAACAAGCTTGCTCACCATAGCAAGCTTGCTTGTCATAACACGCTGTCACAGCTGGCCCAGAACCGGGGTGCTTACCTGCACGTCAGCGTTTTGCCCACGGTTGCGCAGCAGGTGGTCCATCAACACGATGGCCATCATTGCCTCGGCAATCGGTGTGGCGCGGATGCCCACGCACGGGTCGTGGCGGCCTTTGGTGATCACGTCCACTGGATTGCCGTGCACATCGATCGAACGGCCCGGGGTGGTGATGCTCGAGGTGGCCTTGAGTGCCAGGTGCGCCACGATCGGCTGGCCGGAGGAAATACCGCCGAGGATGCCGCCGGCGTTGTTGCTGAGGAAGCCTTCAGGCGTCATTTCATCACGATGCTCGGTGCCGCGCTGGGACACGCAGGCGAAGCCGGCGCCGATTTCCACGCCTTTCACCGCGTTGATGCTCATCAGCGCATGGGCCAACTCGGCGTCCAGGCGGTCGAAGATCGGCTCGCCCAGGCCTGGCTTGACGCCTTCGGCGACCACGGTGATCTTGGCGCCGACCGAATCCTGGTCGCGGCGCAACTGGTCCATATAGGCTTCCAGCTCCGGCACCTTGTCCGGGTCGGGGCTGAAGAACGCGTTGTCGTCCACGCTGTCCCAGGTCTTGAACGGGATTTCAATCGGGCCCAGCTGGCTCATGTAGCCACGGATCACGATGCCCTGGGTCGCCAGGTATTTCTTGGCGATGGCGCCGGCGGCAACGCGCATGGCGGTTTCGCGGGCCGAGCTGCGGCCGCCACCACGGTAGTCACGTTCGCCGTATTTGTGGTGGTAGGTGTAGTCGGCATGGGCCGGGCGGAACAGGTCCTTGATCGCCGAGTAGTCCTTGGACTTCTGGTCGGTGTTGCGAATCAGCAGGCCGATGCCGCAACCGGTGGTGCGGCCTTCGAACACGCCGGAGAGGATCTCGACTTCGTCGGGCTCCTGGCGCTGGGTGGTGTGGCGGCTGGTGCCGGGCTTGCGACGGTCGAGGTCACGCTGCAGGTCTTCCAGGGACAGCTCGAGGCCGGGCGGGCAGCCGTCGACAATGGCGACCAACGCCGGGCCATGGCTTTCGCCCGCGGTGGTGACAGTGAACAGCTTGCCGAAGGTATTGCCGGACATGCAGGGCGCTCCGTGAAATCAGTTGAATCAAGTCAACCGTAATAACTTAAGGCGGCCAGTATACGCAGGCTATTCGACTAGATCATCATCGAAACCTTACCGGTGGGCATTGGTCCAACCGGCACCTTCCCGATAATGGCGCGATGATGCTGCGAGTTTTGCTGTTTACCCTCACCCTGTTTACCGCCATGGCCCAGGCCGCCTCCCCTGTCGTGCTGCAACGGCCCATCAGCCTGGACACCGGCAGCGGCGAGCTATTTGGCTCGCTGCTGCTGCCACAGTCCGACCAACCGGTGCCGGTGGTGCTGATCATCGCCGGCTCCGGCCCCACCGACCGCAACGGCAACAGCGCCGACGGCGCGCGCAATGACAGCCTCAAGCGCCTGGCCTGGGTGCTGGCCCGGCACAACATCGCCAGCGTGCGCTATGACAAGCGCGGCGTCGCCGCCAGCCTGGCCGCCACGCCCGACGAACGCAACCTGAGCCTTGACGCCTACGTGGCCGACGCCGTGGCCTGGGGCAAGCTGCTCAAGGCCGATAAACGCCTGGGCCCGCTGATTGTGCTGGGCCATAGCGAAGGTGCACTGGTCGCCGCCCTGGCCGCACCGCAGCTCGACCCGGCCGGGGTGGTTTCGCTGTCCGGCAGCGCGCGCCCGGTGGACCAGGTGATCCGCCAGCAACTGGCTGACCACTTGCCCCCTGCCCTGCTGCTACGCAGCAATGAAATCCTCGATCACCTCAAGGCCGGCCAGGTGGATACCGATGTGCCTGGCCCGCTGCAGGGTATTTTCCGACCCAGCGTGCAGCCTTATCTGATCAGCCTGTTTCGCGCCGATCCGTCAGCGGCGTTCGCCAAACTGACGATGCCGGCGCTGATCATCCAGGGCAGCAACGACATCCAGGTCGGCGTGGGCGACGCCCGACAACTCAAGCAGGCCAAGCCCGACGCGCAGCTTGTGCTGATTGAAGGCATGAACCACGTGATGCGTATCGTGCCCAATGACGTGAAGCAGCAACTGGCCTCCTACAATGACCCGCAATTGCCCCTCGCCGCCGAGCTGGGCCAGCGCATCGTGCGCTTTATCGACGGACTTCAACTCCGTTAAGCGACAATTTGCCTCTAGTCCTACGGATAACGGCCGATAAGCCCAGAGTCGACAGCAAAAAGACTGTCGGCTTGCTGGGCTTGGACAGGATCGCGCCGCATGACAACCACTGAAGCAATACCGGAACCTACTGCCGACACCCCGGCTGAAAATACCGAGGCCGTCGACGCGGCGTCCCTGCCGTGGGCGGATGTTCAGGCCGAGCATTTCAAGATGCTGCGCCTGGCCCCCCTGGCCACCGACCGTGCCACGGGCGTGCGGCCGTTGCGGTTCGTGCAGTTCGGTTACGCCGAGCGCAATGACAAGCACCACAGCCTGCTGCGCATGGTGATACAACTGCCGGGCCAACGTGTGCGCCGCGAGCAGAACCACCTGGATATCTGGGTCGATCACGACACCCACCGCGTGCACTTCGGCCCGGGCAACAGCCTGGAAATCGAACCCGCCAACCGTGGCATCGGCCGCTTCCTGGTGGCCCAAGGCGCCGCGTGGGCCAAGAAGAAGTGGTCGCACTATCGCGTCGACGGCGTGGACCTGGCCAACAAGGATGCGCTTAACGAAGCCACGCGCCTGCGCCGCGACCACTTCCTGCGCATCCAGGGTTTTGATGTGGCCTATGCCGATGTGCAGCACCTTAAGGGCAACGTGCAGCCGGGCAAGGTCAGCAACGTGCTGGACAGCTGGAACACCGAGAAAGTCCAGTTCGTGGAAATACTCGAAGCCGCGCAGATGCTGCAACAGGCCGAGCACAATCTGGCGGAGCAGGAAGTGAAGCTGCGCAAGGAAGAGGAAAAAGTCACCAAGTTCAAGCGCGAGGACAGCGGGTTGCGCTTTACCATCACCTGTTTGGTAGCGTTTACCGTGTTTCAGGCGGGGTTGTTGATCTGGATTGCCACGCACCGCTAGCAGGCTGAAAT
It contains:
- the aroC gene encoding chorismate synthase, whose translation is MSGNTFGKLFTVTTAGESHGPALVAIVDGCPPGLELSLEDLQRDLDRRKPGTSRHTTQRQEPDEVEILSGVFEGRTTGCGIGLLIRNTDQKSKDYSAIKDLFRPAHADYTYHHKYGERDYRGGGRSSARETAMRVAAGAIAKKYLATQGIVIRGYMSQLGPIEIPFKTWDSVDDNAFFSPDPDKVPELEAYMDQLRRDQDSVGAKITVVAEGVKPGLGEPIFDRLDAELAHALMSINAVKGVEIGAGFACVSQRGTEHRDEMTPEGFLSNNAGGILGGISSGQPIVAHLALKATSSITTPGRSIDVHGNPVDVITKGRHDPCVGIRATPIAEAMMAIVLMDHLLRNRGQNADVQVSTPVLGQL
- a CDS encoding alpha/beta hydrolase — its product is MMLRVLLFTLTLFTAMAQAASPVVLQRPISLDTGSGELFGSLLLPQSDQPVPVVLIIAGSGPTDRNGNSADGARNDSLKRLAWVLARHNIASVRYDKRGVAASLAATPDERNLSLDAYVADAVAWGKLLKADKRLGPLIVLGHSEGALVAALAAPQLDPAGVVSLSGSARPVDQVIRQQLADHLPPALLLRSNEILDHLKAGQVDTDVPGPLQGIFRPSVQPYLISLFRADPSAAFAKLTMPALIIQGSNDIQVGVGDARQLKQAKPDAQLVLIEGMNHVMRIVPNDVKQQLASYNDPQLPLAAELGQRIVRFIDGLQLR